Proteins encoded within one genomic window of Saccharopolyspora pogona:
- a CDS encoding alpha/beta fold hydrolase yields the protein MMTRGGYVDSEWGQVHFRTAGDTGPWIGLFHESPLSSQVYEQVLPLLAGQARVVAFDTPGYGASDAPPRAGFEIPDYARVLARAAAAIGMENAVFGGVHTGASIAIEMAHAFDRGVAGLVLSGVALFTDEERARYIAAWTPEVPFDAEGAQFAWAVERYRRIWPGLSPQMLQVGVVEVMRVAARYDWGYQAAFRHDPSAPLAAVAAPVLLLDAELDLLADKDPAALALARDARLVTLPGLRGQPHLRAPHDYARELLAFALDPGAAHDTDGGDA from the coding sequence ATGATGACCCGTGGCGGATACGTCGACTCCGAGTGGGGGCAGGTCCACTTCCGCACCGCGGGCGACACCGGCCCGTGGATCGGCCTCTTCCACGAGTCGCCGCTGTCGTCACAGGTCTACGAGCAGGTTCTTCCGCTGCTGGCGGGCCAGGCCCGGGTCGTCGCGTTCGACACGCCGGGGTACGGCGCCTCGGACGCCCCGCCACGTGCCGGTTTCGAGATCCCCGACTACGCCCGGGTGCTGGCCCGGGCAGCGGCGGCGATCGGCATGGAGAACGCGGTCTTCGGCGGGGTCCACACCGGGGCCTCGATCGCGATCGAGATGGCGCATGCCTTCGACCGGGGGGTCGCCGGGCTGGTACTCAGCGGTGTCGCATTGTTCACCGACGAGGAGCGCGCGCGGTACATCGCGGCCTGGACCCCTGAGGTGCCGTTCGACGCCGAGGGGGCGCAGTTCGCCTGGGCCGTCGAGCGGTATCGCCGGATCTGGCCGGGGCTCTCGCCGCAGATGCTCCAGGTTGGGGTCGTCGAGGTGATGCGGGTCGCCGCCCGGTACGACTGGGGTTACCAGGCCGCCTTCCGGCACGATCCGTCGGCGCCGCTGGCTGCGGTTGCAGCTCCGGTACTGCTGCTCGACGCCGAGCTCGACCTGCTCGCCGACAAGGATCCGGCGGCGTTGGCGCTGGCCCGCGACGCCCGCCTCGTGACGCTGCCCGGGCTGCGCGGCCAGCCGCATCTTCGGGCACCCCACGACTACGCGCGTGAACTCCTCGCGTTCGCGCTCGATCCGGGCGCCGCGCACGACACGGACGGAGGCGACGCATGA
- a CDS encoding enoyl-CoA hydratase/isomerase family protein: protein MTTVRFTAENQVLRVVLDGPGAMNSITPDVVAGLNAALDAAERDTSLRAIVVTGVGRAFSVGMDIDFLGACFADPGGTFVPFIRGYHRLLDRLQDFPVPSIAAVNGLARAGGFELLLACDFVVAADEARVGDIHLGFGMVPGAGASMRAHRKLGDQRARALLLTPTWLDGPRMVQWGLAIAHAPLADLDAEVAKITDSLRGRSRPAIATVKALLNAAGDLPLAEGLRLEREMFSRFLDEVPDMAEGYRAFVEKREPQWGNV, encoded by the coding sequence ATGACGACCGTCCGGTTCACGGCCGAGAACCAGGTGCTCCGGGTCGTCCTGGACGGCCCCGGCGCGATGAACAGCATCACGCCCGACGTGGTCGCCGGGCTCAACGCCGCGCTGGACGCCGCTGAGCGGGACACGTCGCTGCGTGCGATCGTCGTCACCGGGGTCGGGCGGGCCTTCAGTGTCGGCATGGACATCGACTTCCTCGGTGCGTGCTTCGCCGATCCCGGTGGCACGTTCGTACCGTTCATCCGCGGCTACCACAGGCTGCTCGACCGCCTCCAGGACTTCCCCGTCCCGTCGATCGCGGCGGTGAACGGCCTGGCCCGTGCCGGCGGTTTCGAGCTGCTGCTCGCCTGTGACTTCGTGGTGGCCGCGGACGAGGCCAGGGTCGGGGACATCCACCTCGGCTTCGGCATGGTCCCGGGCGCCGGCGCGAGCATGCGCGCCCACCGCAAGCTGGGTGACCAGCGGGCCCGGGCGCTGCTGCTCACGCCCACCTGGCTTGACGGACCGCGGATGGTCCAGTGGGGACTCGCGATCGCCCACGCGCCGCTGGCCGACCTCGATGCCGAGGTCGCCAAGATCACCGACTCGCTCCGCGGGCGCTCCCGGCCGGCGATCGCGACAGTCAAGGCACTGCTGAACGCGGCGGGGGACCTGCCGCTCGCCGAGGGTCTCCGGCTGGAGCGGGAGATGTTCAGCCGCTTCCTGGACGAGGTTCCTGACATGGCGGAGGGCTACCGTGCGTTCGTCGAGAAGCGCGAACCGCAGTGGGGGAACGTCTGA
- a CDS encoding hotdog family protein, whose protein sequence is MLAGGLAEQSGALDDAIALVELKSVTFLRMVRAGQVLSLELTPEVERATKSGKVIREYRWLVREHGGDPVMEATAVMLMNQGGQE, encoded by the coding sequence TTGCTGGCCGGCGGCCTCGCCGAGCAGTCGGGCGCGCTTGACGACGCGATCGCGCTCGTCGAACTGAAGTCGGTGACGTTCCTGCGGATGGTCCGGGCGGGTCAGGTGCTCAGCCTGGAGCTGACACCCGAGGTGGAACGGGCCACGAAGAGCGGCAAGGTGATCCGGGAGTACCGCTGGCTCGTCCGCGAGCACGGTGGAGATCCGGTCATGGAGGCAACAGCGGTCATGCTGATGAATCAAGGAGGCCAGGAGTAG